DNA from Bacteroides zoogleoformans:
ACGATGATGGGGAGATTGTTCTCCTTGCACATGCAGGTGGCGGTGAGATCCATCACTTTGAGTCCGCGCTTCAGCACTTCATCGTAGGTAATGTCGTGGAATTTGGTGGCGGTGGGGTCTTTCTCCGGGTCAGCGGTATAGATGCCGTCCACGCGTGTTCCTTTCAGCATCACGTCGGCTTCTATCTCGATGCCTCGCAAGCTGGAGCCTGTGTCGGTGGTGAAGAACGGGTTGCCTGTTCCGGCCGACATGATGACCACTTCTCCGGCTTCCATACATTCAATGGCTTTCCATTTGTTGTAGAATTCGCCGATAGGCTCCATGCGCACGGCGGTGAGTACGCGGGCCTTCACGCCGGCGGCCACTAGTGCGGAACTTAGCGCAAGACTGTTGATGACGGTTGCCAGCATTCCCATCTGGTCTCCTTTCACACGGTCAAAGCCCTTGTTGGCGCCACTCAGCCCTCGGAAGATGTTTCCGCCGCCGATTACGATACCTGTCTGTATGCCCATCTCATGTATTTCCTTGATTTGCGCTGCATATTCGGCAAGGCGTTTCTCGTCGATGCCGTACTGCTTTTCTCCCATCAGACTTTCGCCGCTGAGTTTCAGCAAGATTCTTTTGTATGTTGCCATAATTCTTTAAGTTTGTTTTCTCTGTTTCGGCAAAGATAGTGCAAAGGGAGTGTATAAAAAACATACAGGTTCATTTTTTTATCTCCCCCTGCAATTAATTCCGGCCTGTAAGGTTGCCCTCGGACGGATGTGGAAAGCTGTTTTGCTCCTTGTTCGGCATTGGTTTGTGGCTATGCTCCGTCCGGATTTTCTTTCTTTTCAGCCGCAAGCTGTTGCTCACCACGCTGACGCTGCTGAAGGCCATGGCCGCACCGGCTATCATCGGGTTTAGCAGGAAGCCGTTGATGGGATAGAGCAGGCCTGCCGCAATGGGTACGCTTATTATATTATAGATGAATGCCCAAAACAGGTTCTGGCGGATGGTGCGCACGGTGAGCTTCGAC
Protein-coding regions in this window:
- the pyrH gene encoding UMP kinase, which codes for MATYKRILLKLSGESLMGEKQYGIDEKRLAEYAAQIKEIHEMGIQTGIVIGGGNIFRGLSGANKGFDRVKGDQMGMLATVINSLALSSALVAAGVKARVLTAVRMEPIGEFYNKWKAIECMEAGEVVIMSAGTGNPFFTTDTGSSLRGIEIEADVMLKGTRVDGIYTADPEKDPTATKFHDITYDEVLKRGLKVMDLTATCMCKENNLPIIVFDMDTVGNLKKVMQGEEIGTLVHN